A genomic window from Candidatus Omnitrophota bacterium includes:
- a CDS encoding chemotaxis protein, producing MDVKEQILMEAGTNELEILVFNVGEEKFGINVAKIREVIRLPKITYPPNTHPLIEGVMNLRNFIIPVINLRRALGYPSRKTQESDRVIVSEFHKQWFGFIVDSVQTICRISWKDIDPPPVAHQHANNLTGIAHVEEELVLMLDVETITQVLIPMKSQAEETHSSGDLIKKRGMKRILTADDSGMIRTVVNEKLQEAGYTNVTITINGEEAWDALQRDRGFDVVITDIEMPRIDGLHLTKLIKAEADFKKIPVIIFSSIISEDNRNKGEAVGADCQITKPDLPLLVGTVDRLLGLASA from the coding sequence ATGGACGTAAAAGAACAGATACTCATGGAAGCGGGTACGAACGAACTGGAGATTCTTGTTTTTAATGTTGGGGAGGAGAAATTCGGCATTAATGTGGCTAAAATCCGAGAAGTCATCCGCCTGCCCAAAATCACCTATCCTCCAAATACGCATCCCCTGATCGAAGGCGTAATGAATCTGCGCAACTTCATCATCCCTGTTATCAATTTGCGCCGCGCATTGGGTTATCCTTCGCGAAAGACGCAAGAGAGCGATCGGGTTATCGTTTCCGAATTTCACAAGCAATGGTTCGGCTTTATCGTCGATTCCGTGCAAACCATCTGCCGCATATCCTGGAAAGACATTGATCCGCCTCCCGTGGCGCATCAACACGCCAATAACCTAACCGGAATCGCCCACGTAGAAGAAGAGTTAGTGCTTATGCTAGATGTGGAAACGATTACGCAAGTTCTCATTCCCATGAAAAGCCAGGCCGAAGAGACTCATTCCTCCGGCGATTTGATAAAAAAGCGCGGAATGAAGCGCATTCTCACGGCGGACGATTCCGGCATGATCCGTACGGTGGTCAATGAAAAATTGCAAGAGGCGGGTTATACGAATGTGACGATTACGATCAACGGCGAGGAAGCGTGGGATGCGCTTCAACGCGATCGGGGATTCGACGTGGTCATCACCGATATCGAGATGCCCCGCATCGACGGCTTGCATCTCACCAAATTGATTAAAGCGGAAGCGGATTTCAAGAAAATCCCCGTCATCATTTTCTCTTCCATCATCAGCGAAGATAACCGCAATAAGGGAGAAGCTGTCGGCGCCGATTGCCAGATTACCAAACCCGACTTGCCCCTATTGGTGGGAACCGTAGATCGATTGCTCGGTCTCGCTTCCGCATAA
- the rbr gene encoding rubrerythrin, whose amino-acid sequence MELKGSRTEKNLLTAFAGESQARNRYDYAASAARKEGLIQIADIFEETAKQESEHAKRFFKFLKGGEVEIQAAFPAGVIGSTAENLKAAAAGEHHEWTEMYPGFAQIAREEGFDAIANVFDAVSIAEKQHEKRYNGLLANVETGTVFKKEKKAVWRCRNCGYLHEGEEAPKACPACAHPQAHFELLAENW is encoded by the coding sequence ATGGAACTGAAAGGAAGCCGGACCGAGAAGAATTTACTTACGGCGTTTGCCGGAGAATCGCAGGCGCGCAATCGCTACGATTACGCCGCCAGCGCCGCCCGCAAGGAAGGCTTAATACAAATCGCCGATATTTTCGAAGAAACGGCGAAACAGGAGAGCGAACACGCGAAGCGCTTCTTTAAATTCCTGAAAGGCGGAGAAGTGGAGATTCAAGCGGCCTTTCCAGCCGGCGTCATCGGCTCTACGGCGGAAAACCTGAAAGCGGCGGCGGCGGGAGAACATCACGAATGGACGGAGATGTATCCCGGCTTTGCCCAAATCGCGCGGGAAGAAGGATTCGACGCCATTGCCAACGTCTTCGACGCCGTTTCCATTGCGGAAAAGCAGCATGAAAAACGATATAACGGACTGCTGGCTAACGTAGAAACGGGGACAGTATTCAAGAAGGAAAAGAAAGCGGTTTGGCGCTGCCGCAACTGCGGTTATCTTCATGAAGGAGAAGAAGCCCCAAAAGCCTGCCCCGCCTGCGCCCATCCGCAAGCCCATTTCGAACTGCTGGCGGAAAATTGGTGA
- a CDS encoding Gfo/Idh/MocA family oxidoreductase, whose amino-acid sequence MQKNNPITRRRFSKQAAGWTAAFAAAGPAINVLGANEKIQLGCIGLGGRGSFHLGQFNGFDDVEIVALSDAYQLHIDKNAEKIGHPVQKTQDFRKVLENKDVDAVVVASPDHWHALQAILACQASKDVYVEKPMSRTVVEGRRLIQAADYYKRVVQVGQQQRSIANFQKAVEMVKSGEIGKVTSARCINIWPIFGYLSGGPEGIGRKPDGEPPEGLDYDMWLGPAPKRPFNPNRFLVNFYFFLEYSGGMLTAWGVHLFDIVMWAMGPEIRSVASIGGHYAHQDDRDTPDTADILFDAPGYTFTYCLRHGNGFPDVLEEDGIDHGIYFYGDKATLLVNRRHTVVYPEKDRKNAKVIPTSEGDKAHKRNFLDCIRSRQQTVCPPIAGHEANLPGLLALISWQTGRQIKWDGKNETIPGDEEACKLLTREYRKPWELPKIL is encoded by the coding sequence ATGCAGAAGAATAATCCTATTACCCGGCGCCGTTTTTCCAAGCAAGCGGCGGGATGGACGGCGGCCTTCGCGGCGGCGGGTCCGGCGATCAACGTGTTGGGCGCGAACGAAAAAATCCAACTGGGCTGCATCGGACTTGGCGGCCGCGGCAGTTTTCATCTTGGCCAATTCAACGGCTTCGACGATGTCGAGATCGTCGCTCTTAGCGACGCTTATCAACTTCATATCGATAAAAACGCGGAAAAAATCGGACATCCAGTTCAGAAAACGCAGGATTTCCGCAAGGTTTTGGAAAACAAGGATGTGGACGCTGTCGTTGTCGCTTCTCCCGACCATTGGCACGCGCTGCAAGCCATTCTCGCTTGCCAGGCGAGTAAAGACGTTTACGTGGAAAAGCCCATGAGCCGCACCGTTGTGGAAGGGCGGCGCTTGATCCAAGCGGCGGATTATTATAAGCGCGTCGTCCAGGTAGGACAGCAGCAGCGCAGCATAGCCAATTTTCAGAAAGCCGTGGAGATGGTCAAATCCGGCGAGATCGGCAAGGTTACCTCGGCTCGCTGCATCAATATATGGCCGATTTTCGGCTACCTTAGCGGCGGCCCCGAAGGCATCGGCCGCAAGCCCGACGGCGAACCTCCCGAAGGATTGGATTACGATATGTGGCTGGGACCGGCGCCCAAACGTCCTTTCAATCCCAACCGATTTCTCGTCAATTTTTATTTCTTCCTCGAATATTCCGGGGGCATGTTGACCGCCTGGGGCGTGCATCTTTTCGACATCGTCATGTGGGCGATGGGACCGGAAATCCGCAGCGTCGCTTCCATCGGCGGCCATTACGCCCATCAGGACGACCGCGACACGCCCGACACCGCCGATATTCTTTTCGACGCGCCGGGATATACCTTTACCTACTGCCTGCGCCACGGCAACGGCTTTCCCGACGTGCTTGAGGAAGACGGCATCGATCACGGCATTTACTTTTACGGCGACAAGGCCACGCTTCTCGTCAATCGCCGCCATACCGTGGTCTATCCCGAAAAAGACCGCAAAAATGCCAAAGTCATCCCCACCAGCGAGGGCGATAAAGCCCATAAGCGCAATTTTCTGGATTGCATCCGCAGCCGCCAGCAAACCGTCTGCCCGCCCATCGCTGGACACGAGGCCAACCTTCCCGGCCTGCTCGCTCTCATCTCTTGGCAGACGGGGCGGCAAATCAAGTGGGACGGCAAGAACGAAACCATCCCCGGCGACGAAGAGGCCTGCAAACTGTTGACGCGGGAATATCGCAAACCGTGGGAATTGCCCAAGATTTTGTGA
- a CDS encoding DNA alkylation repair protein, with product MAAPKKLQIVVKEIREFCLENADEAVVKKYARFFTEGYDAYGLSMDSFMKKKDELIEKYCPKLSLEDAMQLGEMLLESGKYEEASFALYFLDPYADQYTVEVFQRLGRWLESGFRNWGHTDVFCGKILALFFEKEIAHLEDMAEWRESLSKWKRRAVPVTMIDLLKGCKSVKPLLDFIDPMMMDEDRFVQQGIGWFLREAWKMQPEPVEKILLKWKNDAPRKIFQYATEKMSKEQKERFRRERKK from the coding sequence ATGGCTGCTCCCAAGAAATTGCAGATCGTCGTAAAAGAAATTCGCGAGTTTTGTTTGGAGAACGCCGATGAAGCGGTGGTGAAAAAATATGCCCGTTTCTTCACGGAAGGATATGACGCCTATGGCTTATCCATGGATTCTTTTATGAAGAAAAAGGACGAGCTGATCGAAAAATACTGCCCCAAATTATCGCTCGAAGACGCGATGCAATTGGGGGAGATGCTGTTGGAAAGCGGAAAATATGAGGAAGCCTCCTTCGCTTTGTATTTTCTCGATCCTTATGCGGACCAATATACGGTGGAAGTATTTCAAAGATTGGGAAGATGGCTGGAATCCGGTTTCCGCAATTGGGGGCATACGGACGTGTTTTGCGGGAAAATCCTGGCGTTGTTTTTCGAGAAGGAGATCGCGCATTTGGAGGATATGGCGGAGTGGCGCGAATCGCTTTCGAAATGGAAGCGCCGCGCCGTCCCGGTAACGATGATCGATTTGTTGAAGGGATGCAAGAGCGTGAAGCCGTTGCTGGATTTCATCGATCCGATGATGATGGATGAAGACCGTTTTGTGCAGCAGGGGATTGGTTGGTTTTTACGGGAAGCCTGGAAAATGCAGCCAGAGCCGGTGGAAAAAATCCTGCTGAAATGGAAAAACGACGCTCCCCGTAAAATCTTTCAATACGCTACCGAAAAAATGAGCAAAGAGCAGAAGGAACGGTTCCGGCGGGAACGGAAAAAATAA
- a CDS encoding prepilin-type N-terminal cleavage/methylation domain-containing protein yields MSFKKMGFTLIELLIVVAIIGILAAIAVPNFLNAQVKAKLSRAYSDLRALGTAIEMYGIDNNSYPGGQGFWGGTKWWEKHTYRYHVLTTPIAYLSSVPIDPFQTNNPQKILPSLGTIWDGGYVYDDVSRSGNTMVVYGQSYKYTVRSPGPALDWSLAHASYVNYYAASNGLNSKGVLAWLGPGGTIY; encoded by the coding sequence ATGTCTTTCAAAAAAATGGGATTTACTTTGATCGAGCTGCTTATCGTCGTCGCGATTATCGGCATATTGGCGGCTATCGCCGTGCCGAATTTCCTGAACGCCCAAGTGAAAGCGAAACTCAGCCGCGCCTATTCCGACTTACGGGCGCTCGGAACCGCCATTGAAATGTACGGGATCGACAATAATTCCTATCCAGGAGGACAAGGTTTTTGGGGCGGGACGAAATGGTGGGAAAAACATACGTACCGCTATCACGTCTTGACGACGCCCATCGCCTATTTATCATCCGTACCCATCGATCCGTTTCAAACCAACAATCCGCAAAAAATTCTTCCGAGTTTGGGAACGATCTGGGATGGAGGATACGTGTACGACGACGTCAGCCGCAGCGGGAATACGATGGTGGTGTACGGGCAATCGTACAAATACACTGTCCGCAGTCCCGGACCGGCCTTGGATTGGAGTTTAGCGCACGCATCCTACGTCAATTATTACGCCGCATCCAATGGTCTCAACAGCAAAGGAGTCCTTGCGTGGCTGGGACCGGGCGGAACGATTTATTAA
- a CDS encoding Gfo/Idh/MocA family oxidoreductase, whose translation MNKTKISRRLFLTGSAASMAAAGCATAKVRKTTLAKSGYRSPNEKLNIASIGVGGKGRSDVETCNTENIVALCDVDWRNAANAFKSYPKAKQYKDFRRMLDECKEIDAVTISTPDHMHAIAAMRCMEAGKHVYVQKPLTHTVFEARVLRQTARKYGVATQMGNQGAATDLHREVCEMVWAGLIGPVREVHSWTDRPQGWWPQGIPGPLAKEPIPDYLQWDLWLGPAPVRPYNSGYCPFKWRGWWDFGCGALGDIACHNLSPVAKALQLEYPISVECVHRKDGNEQTYPNESILHYRFPERKGFCALDLFWYDGLLKPPLPAGTTEAMNLFEEKTGTLFVGDGGVIVMNGQRGKNILAANGEIVSDYEKPRMIIPRLPNISSKSRDERQDSDRMHKLDWILSCKTGSVSGTNFDHAGPLTEWVVMGNISLKFPKQVLEWDGPNMRFTNCKEANRYVSKKYRKGWELV comes from the coding sequence ATGAATAAGACGAAAATCTCGCGCCGTCTTTTTCTGACCGGCTCCGCCGCATCGATGGCGGCCGCCGGTTGCGCCACGGCGAAAGTCCGTAAGACTACCCTGGCCAAAAGCGGATATCGATCGCCGAACGAGAAATTGAACATCGCCTCCATCGGCGTCGGCGGAAAAGGACGCAGCGACGTCGAAACCTGCAATACGGAAAACATCGTCGCCCTCTGCGACGTGGATTGGCGCAACGCCGCCAATGCTTTCAAGAGTTATCCCAAGGCCAAACAATATAAAGATTTCCGGCGTATGCTGGACGAATGCAAAGAGATCGACGCCGTGACCATCTCCACGCCCGATCACATGCACGCCATCGCTGCCATGCGCTGCATGGAAGCGGGCAAGCACGTCTACGTGCAAAAACCGTTGACGCACACCGTCTTCGAAGCGCGCGTCCTGCGGCAAACCGCCCGCAAGTACGGCGTGGCGACTCAAATGGGTAATCAAGGCGCGGCCACCGATTTGCATCGGGAAGTCTGCGAGATGGTTTGGGCGGGACTGATCGGCCCGGTGCGAGAAGTTCATTCCTGGACGGATCGCCCCCAAGGATGGTGGCCGCAGGGAATCCCCGGCCCGCTGGCGAAAGAACCAATTCCCGATTATCTGCAATGGGATTTATGGCTCGGCCCGGCGCCGGTTCGCCCCTACAATTCCGGCTATTGCCCTTTCAAATGGCGGGGATGGTGGGATTTCGGCTGCGGTGCCTTGGGCGATATCGCCTGCCATAACCTAAGCCCCGTCGCGAAAGCGCTGCAGCTGGAATATCCTATCAGCGTCGAATGCGTTCATCGAAAGGACGGAAACGAACAGACGTATCCAAACGAATCGATCCTGCATTACCGCTTCCCGGAACGCAAGGGATTCTGCGCTCTCGATCTTTTTTGGTACGACGGACTCCTGAAGCCGCCTCTGCCCGCCGGAACTACGGAAGCGATGAACCTGTTCGAGGAAAAAACGGGGACCCTGTTCGTAGGAGACGGCGGCGTCATCGTGATGAATGGACAGAGGGGGAAAAATATCCTGGCGGCCAATGGCGAGATCGTCAGCGACTACGAAAAACCCCGCATGATTATCCCCCGCCTCCCCAACATCTCCAGTAAGAGCCGGGACGAGAGACAGGATTCGGATCGAATGCACAAACTGGACTGGATTCTCTCCTGCAAAACCGGCTCCGTCTCCGGAACGAATTTCGATCACGCCGGCCCGCTGACGGAATGGGTGGTCATGGGCAATATCTCGTTGAAATTCCCCAAACAGGTATTGGAGTGGGACGGCCCCAATATGCGCTTCACGAACTGCAAAGAAGCCAACCGATACGTTTCCAAAAAATACCGCAAAGGATGGGAGTTGGTTTAA